In Hermetia illucens chromosome 1, iHerIll2.2.curated.20191125, whole genome shotgun sequence, one genomic interval encodes:
- the LOC119646842 gene encoding uncharacterized protein LOC119646842 isoform X2 encodes MNTNRVNCYQPLLSVVKFVITKMFIRPVFVLMFLGILLINESEGTLLKAKIIAAKKPLLLAKGVVAKEVAVKVKTAAKQTAAAAKATAAAVKSIALAPFKVAKKTIGIKVAAVKAAKALKLAKIARLLQGGPSQLARPQGLLALLPIRAISGLGLPLSQLRAKPAGGAVLQSLLPGVSSLLSRKSLFPSLRNSEDTERITTHSSIHSYEPQPIYRIYPERPYNEINFTPNVHVEYPPQQTITIQEPSQEYGLPSP; translated from the exons ATGAATACAAATAGAGTCAATTGTTACCAACCTTTATTGAGTGTAGTGAAATTTGTGATTACTAAAATGTTCATCCGCCCCGTGTTTGTGCTTATG TTTTTGGGTATTCTTCTGATTAATGAATCGGAAGGAACTTTACTCAAAGCGAAAATAATTGCGGCCAAAAAACCCTTGCTGTTGGCAAAAGGTGTTGTTGCCAAGGAAGTTGCAGTGAAAGTGAAAACTGCCGCGAAACAAACCGCCGCTGCT gCAAAAGCAACCGCTGCAGCAGTTAAAAGTATCGCCCTAGCACCATTTAAGGTGGCCAAGAAGACCATTGGAATTAAAGTCGCCGCAGTGAAAGCCGCTAAAGCTCTTAAACTTGCCAAAATTGCAAGACTGCTGCAGGGCGGTCCCTCACAATTAGCACGTCCCCAAGGATTATTAGCGCTGCTTCCAATCAGGGCAATTTCTGGTTTGGGCCTTCCCTTAAGCCAATTACGTGCTAAACCAGCTGGAGGAGCAGTTTTACAATCTCTCTTACCTGGAGTGAGTAGTCTATTGTCGAGAAAAAGTCTCTTCCCTTCTCTGAGGAACAGTGAAGACACCGAACGTATTACCACCCATTCTAGTATTCACTCCTATGAACCACAACCAATATACAG GATCTACCCGGAGCGACCATACAATGAAATCAACTTTACACCAAATGTTCATGTGGAATATCCACCCCAACAAACGATCACCATTCAGGAGCCCAGCCAAGAGTACGGATTGCCATCACCATAA
- the LOC119646842 gene encoding uncharacterized protein LOC119646842 isoform X1, which yields MNTNRVNCYQPLLSVVKFVITKMFIRPVFVLMFLGILLINESEGTLLKAKIIAAKKPLLLAKGVVAKEVAVKVKTAAKQTAAAVSRTIKQYPLKLPNSNIFQAKATAAAVKSIALAPFKVAKKTIGIKVAAVKAAKALKLAKIARLLQGGPSQLARPQGLLALLPIRAISGLGLPLSQLRAKPAGGAVLQSLLPGVSSLLSRKSLFPSLRNSEDTERITTHSSIHSYEPQPIYRIYPERPYNEINFTPNVHVEYPPQQTITIQEPSQEYGLPSP from the exons ATGAATACAAATAGAGTCAATTGTTACCAACCTTTATTGAGTGTAGTGAAATTTGTGATTACTAAAATGTTCATCCGCCCCGTGTTTGTGCTTATG TTTTTGGGTATTCTTCTGATTAATGAATCGGAAGGAACTTTACTCAAAGCGAAAATAATTGCGGCCAAAAAACCCTTGCTGTTGGCAAAAGGTGTTGTTGCCAAGGAAGTTGCAGTGAAAGTGAAAACTGCCGCGAAACAAACCGCCGCTGCTGTAAGTCGGACTATAAAACAATATCCTTTGAAATTACCtaactcaaatatttttcaggCAAAAGCAACCGCTGCAGCAGTTAAAAGTATCGCCCTAGCACCATTTAAGGTGGCCAAGAAGACCATTGGAATTAAAGTCGCCGCAGTGAAAGCCGCTAAAGCTCTTAAACTTGCCAAAATTGCAAGACTGCTGCAGGGCGGTCCCTCACAATTAGCACGTCCCCAAGGATTATTAGCGCTGCTTCCAATCAGGGCAATTTCTGGTTTGGGCCTTCCCTTAAGCCAATTACGTGCTAAACCAGCTGGAGGAGCAGTTTTACAATCTCTCTTACCTGGAGTGAGTAGTCTATTGTCGAGAAAAAGTCTCTTCCCTTCTCTGAGGAACAGTGAAGACACCGAACGTATTACCACCCATTCTAGTATTCACTCCTATGAACCACAACCAATATACAG GATCTACCCGGAGCGACCATACAATGAAATCAACTTTACACCAAATGTTCATGTGGAATATCCACCCCAACAAACGATCACCATTCAGGAGCCCAGCCAAGAGTACGGATTGCCATCACCATAA
- the LOC119646615 gene encoding uncharacterized protein LOC119646615 isoform X2 gives MVKLIMLFAALIACVTGNCINGSSLVGQALGLGALPLGLGGLPLGLGGQRGLFGLNLGIQATNQVGQGSQNSTFGLGLNITK, from the exons ATGGTGAAATTAATT ATGTTATTTGCTGCTCTCATTGCCTGCGTAACCGGCAATTGCATAAATGGGTCGAGTTTGGTTGGACAGGCCTTAGGGTTGGGTGCGTTGCCCTTGGGATTAGGCGGGCTGCCGTTGGGATTGGGTGGGCAACGCGGATTGTTTGGTCTTAACCTTGGAATACAGGCAACCAATCAAGTAGGTCAAGGAAGCCAGAACTCAACATTTGGTCTAG GCCTTAACATCACAAAGTAG
- the LOC119646615 gene encoding uncharacterized protein LOC119646615 isoform X1, producing MRFSHGSFRKVDNSCSVLIRILKSTSNNLQFPMLFAALIACVTGNCINGSSLVGQALGLGALPLGLGGLPLGLGGQRGLFGLNLGIQATNQVGQGSQNSTFGLGLNITK from the exons ATGAGGTTTTCACACGGGAGTTTCAGAAAAGTGGATAATAGTTGTAGTGTCTTGATTAGAATTTTAAAAAGTACCTCCAATAATTTACAATTTCCA ATGTTATTTGCTGCTCTCATTGCCTGCGTAACCGGCAATTGCATAAATGGGTCGAGTTTGGTTGGACAGGCCTTAGGGTTGGGTGCGTTGCCCTTGGGATTAGGCGGGCTGCCGTTGGGATTGGGTGGGCAACGCGGATTGTTTGGTCTTAACCTTGGAATACAGGCAACCAATCAAGTAGGTCAAGGAAGCCAGAACTCAACATTTGGTCTAG GCCTTAACATCACAAAGTAG